Within the Saccharomonospora amisosensis genome, the region TGCCCGCTGCCTTCGCCCAGGCGGGCGCCACCTCTTCGTCCAGAGTCAGCAGTGCCGTGAGGTAGGGCCGGTTGTCGCCGATCACCGCGGCGTACCCGATCAGCGGGTGGGTGCGCAGCAGTCCCTCCGCCTTGCTGGGCGCGATGTTCTTACCGCTGGAGGTGATGATGAGTTCCTTCTTGCGGTCGGTGATGGTGAGGAACCCGTCCCCGTCCAATGTGCCGATGTCGCCGGTGGCCAGCCAGCCGCCGGAGTCGACGTCGGGCTCGACGCGGCCGTCGGCCTGCAGGTAGCCGAGGAACACCAGTGGCCCCTTCACCAGCACCTCCCCGTCCTCGGCCAGCTTCACGGCCATGCCGGGGGTGGGCAGGCCGACCGTGCCCGCGCGGTAGCGGTCGGGGAAGTTCGTGGTTGCCGCGCCCGTGGTTTCCGAAAGGCCCCACACCTCCATGATCGTCATCCCGAGGCTGCCGAAGAACTCCAGCACCGAGGCGGGAATGGGTGCCGCGCCACTGCCCAGCCGCACGGCTTCGCCGAGCCCCAGCTTCTCCCGCAACGGTCGCAGCGCTGCCTGGTCCGCCTGCCGCAGCTTGTCGGCGAGTTCGGCGGGCAGCTCGCCGCCGTCCGCCCTGATCGCGTAGGCCTTCGCCGCGGCCTGCCTCGCCGCGTCGATGCCGGCCCGCTGCTCCTCGGCCAGCGCGGCCAGCACTGCCTGCACCCCGGCGGAGAGTTTCTCCCACACCCGGGGAACACCGAAGAACCCGTGTGGCCGCACGGCCTGCAGCGTCGCGGGCAGCGCGGCCGGGTCCTGGCACACGGTGACATGCGCGGCGCTGAACGTGGGCAGGTACATGCCGAGTACCCGTTCGGCGATGTGGGCGAGCGGCAGATACGCCACCAGCCTGGGGTTGGCGGGCGCGGGCTGGATCAGCTCCTGTGCCGCACACTGGTACAGCACGTTGTTGTGGCTGAGCACGACACCCTTGGGGTCACCGGTGGTGCCCGAGGTGTAGATCATGGCGACCGGGTCGTCCTGGTCGACCGTTTCCGCCCAGTCCCGCACCGCATCCGGGTCCCGGCCGTGCAGCTGCGCGCCCGCGGCGAGCAGGTCGGCGTAGCTGATGAACCTCGCGTCACCTTCCGGAATGGCGGAGTCGTCGAGCATCACCACGGCACGCAACGCCGAAAGCGAGTCCAGTACGGGCCGCCAGCGCCGCAGCTGTGAGGCGCCCTCCAGCACCACCACGGTGGCGGCGCTGTGCGTGGCGGCGTGCCGGACCTGCTCGGTGCTCAGCGTGGCGTAGGTGGTGCACGGGATCGCGCCGAGGTGCACCGCGGCGAAATCGACCACCCAGTGTTGCGGCCTGCTGGAGCAGTCGATCAACATGCGGTCGCCGCGATGCAGGCCTGCCGAGGACAGCCCGTGCGCCGCGGCGGCGACCCGGTCGTGCAACTCCCGCCAGCTCAGCGTTTCCGCGTCCTCGCCGACACCGGACGTCAGCGCGGGAAGCTCGCCGTACTCCTCGGCGTTTCGGCGCAGCAGCGTGGGAATCGTCCACTCACTCACCTCGCGCCACACATCGGACGCCGTGACCTGATCGACCATTGTTCGCTCCTTCTTTCCTGGCCGGGTTCGCTGCTCAAAGCAGCGCGACGTCGTCGACGAGCCAGCGGCCGTCCTGCCGCACCAACGTCATCCGCATCCGGTTGCGGTCGATCCGTGGTTGCGGGCTGTTGGTGTTGGTGATCGTCTGGTCCACGAAGAGCACCACGACGGCCCTGTCCTCTTCGAAGGACTGCACCCCCGAGGCCACCACCTCACCCTTGGACACCGCCTGGTGCTTCTTGATCAGCTCGGTGAGCTTGCTGCCCACCTGCTCGTACTGCTGAGCGAATCGGAGTGTGGCGTCCTCGGTGACCCCGCTGAAGTTCTCTTGCAGCTTGTTGAAATCGTAGGAGGACAGGTTCGCGGCGAACCTGCTCGCCGCGTCCATGGCCTGCGTGCGCGCGGCCTCCTGGGAGCGCAGCGAGAAGTATTCCCACGCCAGGTAGCCCGTGCCGCCGAGCACCGCGGCGACCAGCAGTGCGGCCAGCAGCGCCCTGGGACGCAGGCGTGACCGCCGTGCCCCGCTCGAAACCGGGTCGGGCTCCTCTGCCGCGGAGTCGGTGGAGTCGGTGGAGTCGGCGCTGCCGGTCTCCGTGTTCTCCGTGCTCTGCGTGTTGTCCGCGCTCTCCGTGGTTTCGGTGGTGTCCGTGGCCGCCTCGGTGTCGCGTTCGGACTGTTCGGCGTTCTCGTTCTCACCCCCGGAACGGGGCCAGGGCGAGGGGCGCTGGTCGGTTGGGCGGGCGCGACTCATCATTGCACTCCCTGTAGCAGGATCGAGGACCAGGAACGTGGGCCGAGCACACCCT harbors:
- a CDS encoding AMP-dependent synthetase/ligase gives rise to the protein MVDQVTASDVWREVSEWTIPTLLRRNAEEYGELPALTSGVGEDAETLSWRELHDRVAAAAHGLSSAGLHRGDRMLIDCSSRPQHWVVDFAAVHLGAIPCTTYATLSTEQVRHAATHSAATVVVLEGASQLRRWRPVLDSLSALRAVVMLDDSAIPEGDARFISYADLLAAGAQLHGRDPDAVRDWAETVDQDDPVAMIYTSGTTGDPKGVVLSHNNVLYQCAAQELIQPAPANPRLVAYLPLAHIAERVLGMYLPTFSAAHVTVCQDPAALPATLQAVRPHGFFGVPRVWEKLSAGVQAVLAALAEEQRAGIDAARQAAAKAYAIRADGGELPAELADKLRQADQAALRPLREKLGLGEAVRLGSGAAPIPASVLEFFGSLGMTIMEVWGLSETTGAATTNFPDRYRAGTVGLPTPGMAVKLAEDGEVLVKGPLVFLGYLQADGRVEPDVDSGGWLATGDIGTLDGDGFLTITDRKKELIITSSGKNIAPSKAEGLLRTHPLIGYAAVIGDNRPYLTALLTLDEEVAPAWAKAAGIEATDVSELAKHPRVLAEIETAVRTANEQLSRPEQVKKFRVLQRPWTPESGELTPTMKLKRRVIGQVYAGEISELYTEEAAK